The following coding sequences lie in one Chelonia mydas isolate rCheMyd1 chromosome 6, rCheMyd1.pri.v2, whole genome shotgun sequence genomic window:
- the VPS37C gene encoding vacuolar protein sorting-associated protein 37C isoform X1, with the protein MLPAQALVQVTCISVQCSPCVGELCQHTQLHTPCVHDSHYALPAWEWAVPNVPNTSLKWMTHANTLNAAARNSHSPVKMETLRDLSVKELQELQEDSEEIERLALESTEVQELQLEREMALATNRSLAEQNLEFQTPLETGRTNLSDRYQKLQKLAEQCQEQKAKLEKFSAAMQPGTLLNLLQVEGQRIEEESETMAEKFLEGEVPLEIFLEQFSSMRKLSHLRRVRVEKLQEVLRKSEASQEPASDSHFNHQHPAPHVTPGPADEQQPQPFLSGTPSFPLPYSPAPRMPVGPTAHGTLQPAPFSGAPVIMGPLTSSQPSTQPTFPYKSPPAPGYPQAPPGGSAPGYSQPQTRGSSSAPGYPWAPCRGPPSASGYSQPQPRAPSGLGYPQPPQPPYFPPGGGRPQCPYPTQPPLPSFPIPSQPPYPPASHSPFGYPPPPPPRGPAWPGY; encoded by the exons ATGCTGCCAGCACAGGCCCTCGTGCAGGTGACTTGCATCAGTGTCCAGTGCAGTCCCTGTGTGGGTGAATTATGCcaacacacccagctgcacacaCCCTGTGTTCATGACTCACACTATGCTCTGCCCGCCTGGGAGTGGGCTGTACCCAATGTGCCTAACACCAGCCTTAAGTGGATGACTCATGCCAACACTCTTAATGCTGCTGCCAG GAATTCACATTCCCCAGTGAAAATGGAGACCTTAAGGGACCTATCTGTGAAggagctccaggagctgcaggaggattCTGAGGAGATAGAGCGTCTGGCACTGGAATCAACAGAG gtccaggaactACAGCTGGAAAGGGAGATGGCCTTGGCCACAAACCGGAGCCTGGCAGAACAGAACCTGGAATTCCAGACACCGCTGGAAACTGGCCGCACAAACCTTTCCGACAGATACCAGAAGCTGCAGAAGCTGGCTGAACAGTGCCAGGAGCAGAAGGCAAAATTGG AGAAATTTTCTGCGGCGATGCAGCCTGGGACCTTGTTAAATCTTCTGCAGGTGGAGGGCCAAAGGATTGAAGAGGAATCTGAG ACTATGGCCGAGAAGTTCCTGGAGGGCGAAGTGCCACTGGAGATATTTCTTGAGCAGTTTTCCTCCATGAGGAAGTTGTCCCACCTGCGACGGGTCAGAGTGGAAAAGCTCCAAGAGGTACTGAGGAAGTCCGAAGCTTCACAGGAACCAGCCAGTGACTCTCATTTTAACCACCAGCATCCTGCTCCTCACGTAACTCCTGGGCCTGCTGAtgagcagcagccacagcccttCCTATCAGGAACACCATCCTTCCCTTTGCCCTATAGTCCAGCCCCACGCATGCCTGTAGGCCCCACAGCCCATGGAACTCTCCAACCTGCTCCTTTCTCTGGAGCACCAGTTATAATGGGACCCCTCACCTCCTCTCAGCCAAGCACCCAACCCACATTTCCCTATAAATCACCTCCAGCTCCTGGATACCCACAGGCCCCACCTGGAGGCTCGGCACCAGGATACTCCCAGCCTCAGACAAGAGGCTCATCTTCAGCCCCAGGGTACCCTTGGGCTCCATGCAGAGGGCCACCATCTGCCTCTGGTTACTCTCAACCCCAGCCGAGAGCTCCATCTGGACTAGGGTACCCCCAGCCTCCACAGCCTCCATATTTTCCACCAGGAGGTGGAAGACCACAGTGTCCATACCCAACCCAGCCACCACTACCTAGTTTTCCAATTCCATCCCAGCCTCCGTATCCCCCAGCTTCACATTCTCCCTTTGGATACCCACCACCT
- the VPS37C gene encoding vacuolar protein sorting-associated protein 37C isoform X2, with the protein METLRDLSVKELQELQEDSEEIERLALESTEVQELQLEREMALATNRSLAEQNLEFQTPLETGRTNLSDRYQKLQKLAEQCQEQKAKLEKFSAAMQPGTLLNLLQVEGQRIEEESETMAEKFLEGEVPLEIFLEQFSSMRKLSHLRRVRVEKLQEVLRKSEASQEPASDSHFNHQHPAPHVTPGPADEQQPQPFLSGTPSFPLPYSPAPRMPVGPTAHGTLQPAPFSGAPVIMGPLTSSQPSTQPTFPYKSPPAPGYPQAPPGGSAPGYSQPQTRGSSSAPGYPWAPCRGPPSASGYSQPQPRAPSGLGYPQPPQPPYFPPGGGRPQCPYPTQPPLPSFPIPSQPPYPPASHSPFGYPPPPPPRGPAWPGY; encoded by the exons ATGGAGACCTTAAGGGACCTATCTGTGAAggagctccaggagctgcaggaggattCTGAGGAGATAGAGCGTCTGGCACTGGAATCAACAGAG gtccaggaactACAGCTGGAAAGGGAGATGGCCTTGGCCACAAACCGGAGCCTGGCAGAACAGAACCTGGAATTCCAGACACCGCTGGAAACTGGCCGCACAAACCTTTCCGACAGATACCAGAAGCTGCAGAAGCTGGCTGAACAGTGCCAGGAGCAGAAGGCAAAATTGG AGAAATTTTCTGCGGCGATGCAGCCTGGGACCTTGTTAAATCTTCTGCAGGTGGAGGGCCAAAGGATTGAAGAGGAATCTGAG ACTATGGCCGAGAAGTTCCTGGAGGGCGAAGTGCCACTGGAGATATTTCTTGAGCAGTTTTCCTCCATGAGGAAGTTGTCCCACCTGCGACGGGTCAGAGTGGAAAAGCTCCAAGAGGTACTGAGGAAGTCCGAAGCTTCACAGGAACCAGCCAGTGACTCTCATTTTAACCACCAGCATCCTGCTCCTCACGTAACTCCTGGGCCTGCTGAtgagcagcagccacagcccttCCTATCAGGAACACCATCCTTCCCTTTGCCCTATAGTCCAGCCCCACGCATGCCTGTAGGCCCCACAGCCCATGGAACTCTCCAACCTGCTCCTTTCTCTGGAGCACCAGTTATAATGGGACCCCTCACCTCCTCTCAGCCAAGCACCCAACCCACATTTCCCTATAAATCACCTCCAGCTCCTGGATACCCACAGGCCCCACCTGGAGGCTCGGCACCAGGATACTCCCAGCCTCAGACAAGAGGCTCATCTTCAGCCCCAGGGTACCCTTGGGCTCCATGCAGAGGGCCACCATCTGCCTCTGGTTACTCTCAACCCCAGCCGAGAGCTCCATCTGGACTAGGGTACCCCCAGCCTCCACAGCCTCCATATTTTCCACCAGGAGGTGGAAGACCACAGTGTCCATACCCAACCCAGCCACCACTACCTAGTTTTCCAATTCCATCCCAGCCTCCGTATCCCCCAGCTTCACATTCTCCCTTTGGATACCCACCACCT
- the VPS37C gene encoding vacuolar protein sorting-associated protein 37C isoform X4: METLRDLSVKELQELQEDSEEIERLALESTEVQELQLEREMALATNRSLAEQNLEFQTPLETGRTNLSDRYQKLQKLAEQCQEQKAKLEKFSAAMQPGTLLNLLQVEGQRIEEESETMAEKFLEGEVPLEIFLEQFSSMRKLSHLRRVRVEKLQE, from the exons ATGGAGACCTTAAGGGACCTATCTGTGAAggagctccaggagctgcaggaggattCTGAGGAGATAGAGCGTCTGGCACTGGAATCAACAGAG gtccaggaactACAGCTGGAAAGGGAGATGGCCTTGGCCACAAACCGGAGCCTGGCAGAACAGAACCTGGAATTCCAGACACCGCTGGAAACTGGCCGCACAAACCTTTCCGACAGATACCAGAAGCTGCAGAAGCTGGCTGAACAGTGCCAGGAGCAGAAGGCAAAATTGG AGAAATTTTCTGCGGCGATGCAGCCTGGGACCTTGTTAAATCTTCTGCAGGTGGAGGGCCAAAGGATTGAAGAGGAATCTGAG ACTATGGCCGAGAAGTTCCTGGAGGGCGAAGTGCCACTGGAGATATTTCTTGAGCAGTTTTCCTCCATGAGGAAGTTGTCCCACCTGCGACGGGTCAGAGTGGAAAAGCTCCAAGAG